The genomic segment AGTTAAAAATGTCTTCTCAACACACTGCGTTTCTCACCATTACTGCTTCCTCAGGAAATCCTGAATGGGTGGCATCATTTGAGCATTAAGCCTGTATGTTGTGATACACAAAGAACACTCTCTCAGTTTATACTAATCATCCCATTACACTTAACTACACATCTTAATATTCAGCAATTTTGTTTCTCCTTTATTGAAGGAGCATTTAGGATGTAAAACTACCCCCCATTCAATCTGCAAATTGTCAAATTATAGTTTTTTGTAAGTCAGGTATTCAGGGCAATTTCTGGGGCCGCAACCCAGATGCTGTACCCCTTACCTCTTTGGCTTTAGATCAGGTCAAGAGGAGGTCGTGTTCTGTGTGATAAATGTCCTTTATAAGGATGCTCAGCTGCAGTGAGCTATGGCTGCTTGTGGTCTTTCATGGGTTACTTGTTCACATCATCTATAGAACTGATGGTGTGCAATGCTTAGCTTGCAGCAAACGTGGTATTTAGTCTGATGAGCAAAATACTCCAGTGTCAGCCCCCAGAGGGgtttctgtaagatgccataaaacGTCACCATTTAGAGGGCTGGTGGAGGGCTGtctgggcctctgtgttcttgaaatgccagagcctactTAAAATCCCAGCCTCTCCATTTTGTCTCATCAGGCTACAGAACCTAGTTCCAGTTGACTTCTGAATCTCCTATGTGCCACCTGCCATACTGTGGTTGAGATGTTGTGAGTTCTGGTGTAACTaggagaaagcagaccctgtggcccaGGGAGCCTGGGGATGGTGGAACCCTGACTGTAGGATCTGCTTTCCCTATAGATAgaagtcccccctccccagctgctctcctacctgcaGAGGAAGCAGGCAGGCACTGACAAAAGACCATGGCAGGCCAGAAATGCTGCTTTTTGAGTCTTACGGAACCAAGAACAACACTAATCATTAATACAAATAATCAAAATGCTGCACATTTTTGGATGTATACCATTTCAGCCTTGTGAGCCTGACAAACTTTGTTGAGCTGTATAGCATCAGTAACAGATTTTCATGTGCTAACTAGATACGTCACACTTTGCTTTTCCAGGCATCCGGTGTTCGGGTTGATGACTGCATTAACCTTCAATTTCAAGAGATGAAACTAAGGAAGTCTAATAAGAAGgctattttcttttgtttcacTGAAGATGAGAGATTCATTACTTTGGACAAGGAAAAAGAAATCCTTGTGGACCAGAagggtgattttttccaaaatctaaAAGCACTCTTCCCCGAGAAAAAATGCTGTTACGCCTTGGTGGACGTTAGTTTTTCTACAGTAGAATCAGCAAAGGAGGAACTCCTGTTCATAATGTGGTAAGTTAAGCCACAAGTACTTTTCAGATTTAGTGGGTCATATGTAGCACAGAGGCCAAAATGCATGCAAACTTGTACCTCTAAATAAAACAACATACAGAAGGTGCTGGCACATTGTCACTGTAGCATCTCCACACAATTATTAATTTGTGAACTTGAACTTAGACTTCTAAGTACTTCTCTTTCTGTCTGATCCTCTGCTATATCTCCTCATTTAACCACTTAAACAACAGATACCCATTGGataaccctaaatagaaaattgcaattttaaagtATAAAGGGAAGCCCCCAACCAAGGGCATACATACACGCTAGGTCACAtctgccaattaatggacagagttctgtcttttactcccacacagaccatcacaaaatggcggctcaaggataaacatgtaaaagggcaatatttactattccagtttggtaagattctttaataggtcacttaatatgatataaattatctgttggtgacgtatttattctgggggtatagttttcctttaagggctatGGGAAACAGGGAATATTTTCCACTTCTTTATTTAAAGAGAAGGGCCAGAAACCAATGCTGCCATGTCCCATTCAGCTGAATGAAAAGTGAGAACTGGTATTCGTGatttttttagcataaaaatcatgactgttaCCTTGTGTTAGTGGCCCTTAGAGAGAAACAGCTGGAGGGAACATACATGGAAGAACAGGGCAGTGAGTACAGTTATATCAATTGTGGCTGTAAAATATCTATTGTCTGTCCATTGTGGCATTTACTGCCcgttctgtttattttatttaagccTTCAGCACTGGTCACGTTTTTGTGTAGAAAGAAGCACATCAGATCAGTTATACATATCCTTCTCTCTGTCTTATGGCCCTGTTTGGGGAGCCTGGAGTATAATCCATGTTCTACATTAGAGCAGCTGATAAGTCAGTTGGGGAACTGTtgacaaaaatgttaaaattgtTAATGTCATTGTTGTACGCTAGCACCAACTAGACACTAGCTTGTACCAGCCTTTATTTTCTGAGCACAATCAGGCATTAGCAGTTACTTTACATGCTTTATATATAAACCATCTATAATGTGGTGGTGCAAAAATAATGTTTGTAACAGATAGCTAAATAAACCCTCATGGGAACACACCAAGAGGCTTGTAGTTCAACacttacatacacatacacaatatGGCAGTTGAACGCAGCTTTATTCAAAGTCACTCATCTTCTCCATTCTTGtcttatatttatttgaaaattttaaaatgtattcttttaaaaCAACCAAGGTAACAGCAAAAATTTTCAAATATATTGTGGTCATTTGGTTTGTATTTTCTGCACACAGGACTCCTGACTGCGCATCTATCAAACAAAAAATGCTTTATGCAAGTTCTAAGTCATCTCTAAAGCAATCCTTACCAGGTAGGTTGCAAAAGtcaattttttcagaaaaatagcTGTTAAACTGGATGGTAGGACATGTGTCTGCAGAGTCTATAGGATATACTTTATCCTTATATTCTTAtatagccatatatttttgctaTAGCAGCATCATATAGTGGGGTATGTTTAAAGAATGGTTTTAAAGTCCCCGTAAACAGCACAATATTCAATGAAGCTCTGACTGCATTGCGCCTAGGCATAACTGATGACTTAGATTCAATGATCCAAGGCAACATACTGTATCTGACTGGAGAACTGGTACACCTTCATACACATATAGCATGATGACAGAATAACTgaggaacaggtatgggatccgttatctggaaagctgttatgcagaaagctccaaattatggaaaagccatctcccatagactccatttttccattcaggttttttaaaatgatttcccatttcctttataataataaaaaagttccttgttcttgattccaactaagatataattaa from the Xenopus tropicalis strain Nigerian chromosome 5, UCB_Xtro_10.0, whole genome shotgun sequence genome contains:
- the dstn gene encoding destrin, which produces MASGVRVDDCINLQFQEMKLRKSNKKAIFFCFTEDERFITLDKEKEILVDQKGDFFQNLKALFPEKKCCYALVDVSFSTVESAKEELLFIMWTPDCASIKQKMLYASSKSSLKQSLPGVTKQWEIQSREDLTLQQMAQKLSTRKINCLEGHTI